Proteins encoded by one window of Haematobia irritans isolate KBUSLIRL chromosome 2, ASM5000362v1, whole genome shotgun sequence:
- the LOC142224516 gene encoding uncharacterized protein LOC142224516: protein MTTTPLTAFTRATDAVVRFEAKFHSLRDNDLTAYRLECHGSEAKSLWEKVKGLFDECLDFVSTQSNATEAAAAAGGKYDVAYNCYLNVMESIQGKLDALRAPSKHSAKSPRLEDQTSLLNVSHRSDDSHSSSVSSRGDNSSSHSLNLPPCDIDVFDGDFLNWPTFRDFFTAVYINNSRLSEIEKLCHLLKKTSGEAREVVSKFPLTHRSFALAWKALRGTYDNTRLLVNHQLKLLFDLPVLESETSSGLKKLQRGISTCISTMSIYDVATDDWDPILVFLCLQRLPKCTVTLWEQSIKDKSALSSWSDLDFFLTERIQTLTCLRDIRGIDARPPANKRVRSHFTNAKAPRSPTSTPRSSQSSPDRLCVLCRRQHHLRTCSRFHNLSVLERMNIIKRHQCCRNCLSRRHIAANCPSAYDCGKCGRRHHTLLHRDISNDPITSPVVSAPLIRDTGVASVDTDQPSTSTGIVSGTSSRQVFHTSRTGNVLLGTAMVNIVHQGITYPARALMDPASESSFITEGLRNRLGLSTSSTSATISGVNQSVSITSRELCSLCIGTPLDESLLLETTAYVLPNISGNLPSFSLNRDIVSSMPNLRLADPNLFVCRPVDLLLGADLYPKILLHGTRRNILGSLLAQNTVFGWVVTGPIPSSNISVYTTTVDLSKENGLHETLHRTLGTRRASPTSSLI from the coding sequence ATGACTACTACACCACTGACTGCTTTCACAAGAGCAACTGACGCAGTAGTCCGATTTGAAGCGAAGTTTCACAGTTTGCGAGACAATGATCTCACCGCCTATAGACTAGAATGTCATGGTTCCGAGGCTAAGTCATTGTGGGAAAAGGTTAAGGGCTTATTCGACGAATGTCTTGACTTTGTTTCCACACAGAGCAACGCCACCGAGGCAGCCGCTGCTGCTGGCGGCAAATATGATGTGGCTTATAATTGTTACTTGAATGTCATGGAGTCAATTCAAGGTAAATTGGATGCACTACGTGCACCATCTAAGCATTCTGCTAAATCGCCTCGGTTGGAGGACCAAACATCTCTTTTGAATGTTTCTCATAGGTCCGATGACTCACACAGTTCTTCCGTTAGTTCTAGGGGAGACAATAGTTCCTCCCATAGTCTCAATCTACCGCCTTGTGATATAGATGTTTTTGACGGCGATTTTCTCAATTGGCCAACATTTAGAGATTTCTTCACAGCGGTATATATTAACAATAGCCGACTTAGCGAAATTGAGAAATTATGTCATTTGCTCAAGAAGACCAGTGGTGAAGCTCGCGAGGTTGTTTCGAAATTTCCGCTCACGCATAGAAGCTTCGCTCTTGCGTGGAAGGCACTAAGGGGTACTTATGATAATACCCGCCTATTGGTGAACCACCAACTCAAATTATTATTCGATTTACCGGTCTTGGAGTCTGAGACCAGTTCAGGACTGAAGAAACTACAACGTGGTATCTCGACATGCATTTCGACAATGTCCATCTACGATGTGGCTACTGACGATTGGGATCCCATCCTCGTCTTTTTATGCCTTCAGAGGTTGCCGAAATGTACTGTTACACTTTGGGAACAGAGTATTAAGGACAAGTCTGCTTTGTCTTCTTGGTCAGATTTGGACTTCTTTCTCACGGAAAGAATCCAGACATTGACATGTCTTCGGGATATCCGCGGCATTGACGCCAGGCCTCCGGCCAACAAAAGAGTTCGTTCGCATTTCACGAATGCGAAAGCACCTCGTTCCCCAACAAGTACGCCTCGTTCCTCCCAGTCCTCTCCTGACAGATTATGCGTTCTCTGTCGACGACAGCATCACCTCAGAACGTGTTCTAGGTTTCATAATCTTTCAGTTCTTGAGAGGATGAATATTATTAAGCGCCATCAGTGCTGCAGGAATTGTCTGTCCCGCAGACATATTGCAGCTAATTGCCCCAGCGCATATGATTGCGGTAAATGTGGTAGAAGACACCACACTCTTCTGCACAGGGATATATCAAATGATCCCATAACTTCTCCGGTCGTTTCCGCACCGCTTATACGAGATACCGGGGTAGCATCAGTGGATACCGATCAGCCTTCTACATCGACTGGCATTGTGTCAGGGACGTCGAGTAGACAGGTATTCCATACTTCGCGTACTGGAAATGTATTACTAGGAACTGCAATGGTGAATATCGTTCACCAGGGTATCACGTATCCTGCTAGGGCCTTAATGGATCCCGCTTCGGAATCATCCTTTATTACGGAAGGATTGCGGAACCGACTTGGACTGAGCACGTCTTCGACTTCGGCTACAATTTCTGGAGTGAATCAAAGTGTTTCGATCACGTCGAGAGAACTTTGTTCACTTTGCATTGGTACCCCACTAGATGAGTCGCTCCTACTGGAGACTACAGCGTACGTTCTTCCGAACATTTCCGGCAACCTGCCATCTTTTTCTCTAAATCGTGACATTGTGTCTAGCATGCCAAATCTACGTTTGGCTGaccccaatttatttgtttgtcgtcCTGTTGACCTTCTGTTGGGCGCGGATCtttatccgaaaattttattgcacggTACTCGAAGGAATATTTTGGGATCATTACTAGCACAAAACACAGTCTTCGGCTGGGTTGTCACGGGTCCTATCCCTTCCTCGAATATTTCTGTCTACACGACTACTGTGGACCTCTCCAAGGAAAATGGTCTTCACGAGACACTTCACCGCACTTTGGGAACTAGAAGAGCTTCCCCGACGTCCTCTCTTATCTGA